In Oreochromis aureus strain Israel breed Guangdong linkage group 9, ZZ_aureus, whole genome shotgun sequence, the genomic window TTTCTTTTAGTCAGCCCTGGATGGCGTCTGTATGTGTGCAGGTGTATACGCACCCTTTTCCAGCAGGTTAAGCTCCTCCGAAGCAAAAAGTGCTGGTGCAGTTGGTCAGCACAAGCTTCTTTGTCAGACACAGACTCTCTTGCTGATTGCTGCCAGCCTAATGTGCACCGCCTCAGGAGGACAAAATTGTGATGACGCTCGGCCAGCTGGCAGGGAATGAAAAAGAGGGGGGGGAAGGCACTCGTGAATGTAAACTCAATCATATGTGCCAGGTAGAAAAGCCGTGTACTCGCATCCAAACAGAGAGGTTTTATAACAAGCTCTGAAACATGAATacaaatgattttctgtgttcatTTGTGAAGCTTTGCTAAGACAGGAACATTTGGAGGATGAAATAATGATGGTGTTGAGGGAGTGCTGCTAGAAAGTTGTGCTACTTGCTTTTGTTTGGACGTATTCCTTCTGCACTTTCACGTCCAAAGTGTGTCGTAGTTTTGCCTTTGGCTCGGTTTTTGAGTgacaataatttatttttttaaaaaccagagCAGTTTGTGTATTGCTCACAATTGCCACTTTAACACATTAAAGGTGTTAAAGTGGGTTTGCTGTGGAGGCGCAGTGAGTGGTTTAATTGTACATTTATTATTAATCATTAACTTAGAAGTGCTTTACAGCCAGGGAAAAATATAGCACCGATGCAATGATATATTATTAAGTGGATCAATGCGCAAAGGAAAATTTCATCACCGAGGAGAACAAATACAGAATGAATGCATAAATACATTCGTGGAAAACTCAAAAGGTTTAGCAGACTGCAGTTGCCGTTGCACTGCTGCTTTCTAGACAGCAGATGCACGTACTGGTTGTGCTCTTTTTCACTTTGTGTCCAGCCAGGTGGGCTTTTATTATGCAAATCCATGCTGCATGTACTTGGACTTTACattcttgggtttttttttttttttagcagtattTACTTTTGAAGGTCAAAATGTCTCCTTCTGGGCTTTGTATTTCAGTGATAATGGGGAGGCTCGAGTTCCTTGCAGAGCTTTCTCgtcaaataaatgtttttagtttACTCCTCACAGCCAGAAATACAATAGTACTTGCTGGCTCCCTGTGTCGCTGTAAACTGACAGCTGAAATGGACAGGACAGGTGATTTACCTCCACGCTGGCTTGTCTGAGCTGAATGAGGCGTTTCCATGGCGCCAGGCCCCGCCGCAGCAACAACGTTCTGCGGTGGTGTTGGCGGGCCAGTGCCATCAGCTCCCGTTGCCTTTTCAGTTGTCTctgtttctcctcttctctctgtgCGGAAACACAAAGTgagattatttttaatattctgcAGGGGAGTCACATGAGAGAACCGCTTCTTGTACTCAGACCCAAGTTCAGCTTTTCTCTGAACATCCATAAAATATGAAGTACACCTCACCTCTCTTTCCAGCCTTTTTTCCTCCCGTCGTCTTTCTGCTGCTTtgcgtttctcctcctcctcctccctcagcCTGAGCTCTTCAGCGGCTTTCATCTGAGCCTGAAAGTTGTGTTTGCCATTAAATTTGGATGTGGTTTTTTTTAACGACAGCTGTTTTGGAGGTCCCAAAATAAAAATGGTAAGAGGTCTGCACTTATGGAGTGTATTTTAACCTTAGCTAggttctacttctttactatcGGTTTCTCATTCacctattcacacacacactcacggcTTCACGTCTTTCCCGAGATCAGTTGCAAACAATGAGAGGCAgggaatcaaaccaccaacccaTGGAAAATCAGAGCCACCACTTGAACCacagctgctgttgctgcaaaaaaaccccacatttcCCCAGAAAATGACCTCTCAGCTTACCagcttttcctcttctttcttcctcTTGAGTTCCTCAATTTCCTTTCTTCGCTCTGCTCGCTGACGTGCTCGGGCCTCCATGGCttcagagagagggagggaaagtGAGCGGATGACAAGGTTTTCTTCTGTACAGTCCAGTGATTGGTTATGTGTACGTTTCTTTCTTACGCTTTTCATTCTGAACACGAACACATCGGCCCTTATGCCCACAAATGTAATCTGTTCACAAGTGTGACTCGGAGTCACTTAATTTCCTGAATAAAAGAGCTACAGCAGTGCTTCACCACATCTTTGGGAGATGGAAATGAACTTTCTGTGCTTGCTTTTATGTATGCGTGTGTGAACGTGCACGTTCCCCTGCACAATGAGCTACTTTTCATACTGACCTGTGATGAGTGGATGGGGGCATGTCTGCAGCGTGACAGCTTTGCTTGAAGGTGCACTCTGACTGTCAGGTTCTCCAGTCCCTCTCGGTGCCCTGCAACAGAAACAAAGGCCTCTCAGAGGTCTGTCTGATTCTGTTCCTGGCAAGTGTTGCTCGGAAAGGTAATGACCAAAGGCAAACTTCACTGACATACATTAGATTGTCTGTAAATCTGTAAATGAACTCCAATGTGCCGAGCTTTCTTCTGTTACTGTATACGCTGCTTGGAGAGTGTATTCCACCTGTAGCAGTCACaaactttttctttccttttactCATTCTAAGGTTTAAACATCATCTGTTTAAACAGATGATGTTTCCTCCATGATTTATATTAATAACAAAAGCTGTTATCGGGTAACGGATTGTACCGCAGTGCATCTTGATCTATATTATGGAAACAGTAATTATCTGTATCATAGTACCAAACTACACATATGAAATATTGGTTCCTTTTAACTTTACCTAATGAGGTGTTCACACAAATAAACCTTTCCACTTGTTCCGCCATTAGTCTGCGCCGAGGAAAGAGAAGTGAACAAACAGTGATTACTCATCTTGAGAGGTTTCAGAGCTGTTAACAAATTCGGAGTGTGTGGAATTAGTCTTACTTAAGGCTGAGTGTGAAGCCAGGATAAATATAGTATGTGAAGCAATTTAGGAGACCGGATCAACCTAAACAGCACAGGCTCTAAATCTCTAAGCCTGAGGAACCAACCAAACATGGTTTAATTTCAACATCTGTAACACGAACATTTCCAAGTTTAAATAATGTACAGTGAAAGGTCATCCCTCCTTGGCTTCATCCAAACTGTACATGCAGGCTGTGACAAATCTCTCTCAGTGGGCTCCGTCCTTCTTCATGTGGACCCATCCCACAGCTGATTCATGAGAAAGCACGGCAGTACATTACACATTTACAAGCTACGGGTGGGCATGGTGCTGCATACCAAGTGGGTTTTGGCTTTGAACCTCCTGCTCAGCTTGGGCCtttttgtgtggagtttgtaaGTTGTATGTTTGTACAGGATTTTAAAGCATGAACGGATTGTCCAGTGACCGTCCACACGTGTCACGATGCTCAGGATCTGCCTTTGCACGGCTCACAGCTTTCACTGCACCTGAGCCAAATGCCTTTTCCTGCAGGGGGTCTTCAGGAGGGGACCCAGTTTCCCTGTTCATGAAGCGGTACTGCAGCTTATATACATCCAGTTCATCTGGGCTTTTTCCACCTTGCTTTGGGTTCCTAATCAGATGTTATAGTTGTGACACCAGTTTAGCTTACTTGGTTGAGCAGGCAATCATAAGCTGAAAGGCTCAATCCAGTGGCCCGCATTTGAGTCTCAACCAGGACTCTTTGTTGCGTGTCCTTCCCAATTTCTATCCTATTTTCATGTCTAGTCTTCACTGTCAACTATCAAATAAAGCCTGCAAAATCCCGCTCTCCCCCTCAAAACGGTTATACCCCTAGAAAAAACAGACCGGCGAATCACAAGGGCAAGTAAATTCCTCCACCACATTAAGGTCGAAAGAAGCAaatgaggtggtttgggcagtGACCAGGATCGTCTCCAGCACACCTCCGCCTGACGCTTTTGTAGGGCACAACCAACAACGAGGACACCTTTTGTTAGACCCTGAACTCACTGCAAAACTATATTATACCTCGGGCTTCACAAGGAAAACGCAAAACAGGAAATGTAAATCTGGAACTATAAATGAGCAGAAGTTATAATGTATGGATGGATAAATGGACACTAAGCATACTCATTATTCAAGACTTTGCAAAAATTATACTTTGCTATAATTTATTATGAAATTAGAAACATTTGGCATCAGCAGACTGGATAGACTAACAAAAGACAGAAAGTAAAAGCATTTATTAATGACTTAATTATTTATAACTTAATAGCACAAACTGACAGCCTGGAAGTTGCTTTTTGGCTTATTATGGACCTGCAGAACATTAGTTAATTATTTATCATTCAGTGAAAAAACCAATAATTGCAGCTTTTAAATCCTTTATAAAAGGTACCTTATGGCAGGGTGGAACCATAAAAACTGCTTCTGACACAGGGTGGGCTGTTTGGTgtcacaaacaaagaaacactcagtttaaatACGTATTACTTATAAAATGATTCACACTCATCTAGAGCTAACCGGTTTATGCAATATGCACTGAACTTACCTCCGCTCCTTGGTGTCAATATTGCGACTCTTTGGTCTCAAGCCTCCGAGCATTGTTGACTGGGTAACTTTTGCAGCTCCTTCCATTTCCAGCTCCAAGCCCCTCATGTTCTGCTCCTGCTTCAGCCGGGTAATTTGCTCTTGCTGCTCTTTCAGCAGCTTCCTCTGTTGTGCGATGATCTGCTTCTGGGCAGCGTGTCTGTTTTCAAACCTGCTGCCTGGTGATACCGACACCGAACGGGCGCAGGcaccaccctcctcctcctcctctctctgccaTGCCCTGCGGAGCTCAGCAGCTGTGGGTGCTGCATGGCGTCGGGTCACCTGCCACGGTTGAGAGGGCCGGGCTGCAGTAATCACAGGGTTCTTTTCCCGAGGTAGTGCCGAGGTCTCGGGGGCTAAAGAGTCAGAGCTGTAGCGATCTTCCTAAGGAGAATAGAAAAGAGAATGTGGGATTTTACATAGAAGCTAGGTTCACATAGAGCCTAAGGCGACAACACAGATGCAGTAAAAGTTTCTCTTGGTATCTCAGGGCTGCTCAAACTTTACTAAGACTTTGTCCTCCTAGAATTCTGATACATTAACAGAAAAAGTCTCATAGCAAAAATGGCTTCCACCATGAATTACTACTCTGTTTCTTCATTGTTTagggtttttcttgttttgattaTCTTTGCATTATAGTTCTTCATTCTCTATTGTTGatatttgtctttctttattttttagtgTTTACGCGTTTGGTTTATTTCCTTACCCTATACGGGTTGCTTTCGTGTTATTTCGTGCCGTTAGTCCTGTGCTCCTGCTCTAAAGGTCTTTGGGTTCATTTGCTGTTTAGCTCCATAGCCTTCTATTTATGTTCAACGTTCCTGGTGTTTATTATGATTCTGTGCCTTTAGCCCCTTTTGTGTTTCTATTCTGTCTCTCCAGTGTTCTCAGTGTTTCTCACTTTGTCAAGTTCACATGTCTTAGCCatggtctctgtgtttgttgcttcctgttttattttgataatccCTGATTTCATGTTTgttatgtttagttttgctcGTCTTGTCCGTGTCTCATTAGTTAGATTCTGTTTAGGTCTGATCCCCGGGTCTCTCCACTCTGTACTAATTCCCTCCTGTATATTTAAACCTTCAGTTTGCTTCTGCTCTTTGTTGCCTTTGTGTCCCTCCTcgtgtgtgtttcctgtgaaGAATTATAGGTTTGGACCTTTACTCCTGATCTGTTTTCCTTATTATTTGCAAGTtctcagcaataaagctgctttgAAATTTACTTCTCATTTCCGAGCCCTGCGTTTTGGGTCCAACTCCTGCCTCCCACACAGCCGACTGTGACAATTACATCACTTTCCTTTATAAGAGAGTCACAGGAGAGACAGATAGTAAACATGAGGAAAGAAAACATCATGAAAACAACCCTCTGCTGTAAAGGTTAAACCGGCCAACGCATCTCATTTGTTTCTCCAGCATTTCTTCCATCTGGTCTCTGCCCTCCTGTTCATCATCCCTGCTCTCTAAAGAGTTGTAAATATTTCAGGAGGAAAACCTTCTTTGGCTGAAGGGCTGAGTAAAGGTCAGGTTATTTCATGCAAAGAGGAACGTTAAAAGGGAAATTTTTCATTCAGTTAAGCTCCGAAACTCAGTAATTGCCTCTGTAATTAGGCTTTCAGCACCGCCTATCAAAGCTGATGTTTTAGTCATGATTTCACTCCCTGTAATATTTTTCAGATTGTGTTCAGTGGGAATCATTAATGAAGAGAACGCACCGTTGCTGATGACATGAGGATTTGTGAGTCTCACCTTCGCTGTGGTCCGGTTCGGTGTCTCCAGTGGGGCCATTATTGTCCGATAAGCTGGACTTTCTGTGGCCTTGAGTTTGCCTGCTGATGCAGCACTGATTAGGGCAGCCATCTTTTGTTTGATTTCCTGCTGCCGGGCCAAAAGCTCACGTTGTTCTTTTTCCGTCCGACACCATAGCTGCCACTCATTCAGACATCGCCGTAGCAACCGCCTTCGGTCACTTTCAGCAGCCAGCTGGCATTGTCTGGAGGAGGATACGGATGTGATCATATTTTTTGCCCTCAATTACTGCTGGGTCACTGCACCCTGGATATAAATGCTTCTCAGTCAGAGAGTGACCTGTTGAGATACTCTCAATTAATAGTTTGACTTTAGATTTTGGTAGAAGGGGAGGGCATCAATGATACAATGAGATCTACTTTAATGTTTACAATCTCTGGTTCTTGCCTGCTTTCGATTCGCAGTGCTTCCTCTGTTCTTGCCACCTCGCGCTGCTTTCGTTCTGCCCACACCACCGCTCGCCACGCCCGCCACGCTTTTAGCTGCCTCTTCCAGTCATAGAGAGCCATGGCCTTACCCATACGTAGCCTTCGGTCCAGCACCACTGAATACCATCCAGAGAAATGCCTTTGCAGACACTAAACCATACACGCAAATTCATGCGAAACATAAATTCACATATATAATAGcaacagttgtggtcagaaatTTATGaacactcatcatgggcataaATATCATAGTAAatttgggcttttaatgatttccttGAACTGTCCTCCTCCTTCAATATTCCATCCACTTTGTGTAATGTACCGGTGACACTGGCAGCAAAGCAGTCTCAGAGTATGATGCTACTGCCACCATGCTCGACAGCTGGTACAGTGTTGTTAGGTTTGTCATTGGGGCCAACCAGTTTAATCTTTGCCTTGTCTGACCATAAAAGCTTTCTCCAGTCCAAGACACTGGCATTCCAGCACTTTCCAGTTCAGGGCAGGCTTGAGACTTGGTGGTTCTTTGGAGTTTCTTGTTGTTTTGAGTATTGGCCAATTCAGTGAGTGTtgtcaaacaaatcctttttattCTGTGAAAAAGAAACTACCAGTTGTAGTCAATTATTATCACTAATGAAAAGTTAATAGGCCTTGGTCTTGTCAAGTTTACCAATAAAAATGTCTGCTGTACAGTCAATCCAGCAAGACCAGTTTAAAGGAATCAGTGAAAGCCCAatattaccatgacattcactCCCATTAGTGAATGCAAACTTCTTAACACAACTGTATCTACAGTATTTACACAAACATGCAGGTACCAACCTTAAGGCTGTTAATGTGAACCTTTCTTTGAATCATTTGTTCTTGATACAGTCGCTTAGCGTCCTCATGCTGTTGTTTAATGAGAGGTGTTGGAGCTGAATGGAGGTTTCTGGCTGTGATCTGCACTTctgctcttcctctctctctgtacattaatatataaaa contains:
- the ccdc191 gene encoding coiled-coil domain-containing protein 191, with the protein product MMAFPGHNPDLFRWRRVGSANKIHVKKGDIDQWKKRVEKASEFAVSEVFSHKKPHSGISSLVVPLQSTEQLRDHDEAYSEAQALLGDWLSNKLRLELELEDEDDLMCSAERTGTAASASAVPAALNYNNFDELYNCLVEEEEQSAVTGFLQDLMEQELLDSRMMEDLALDAHQTRKRFRDPIVTMEARHQQVRENRAQREAERQRQQRERDVLRAAREEAKKREREEEMRKRQEKRRQEEMVQQEMVKLRRQMEERRGLEQTARQRERGRAEVQITARNLHSAPTPLIKQQHEDAKRLYQEQMIQRKVHINSLKCLQRHFSGWYSVVLDRRLRMGKAMALYDWKRQLKAWRAWRAVVWAERKQREVARTEEALRIESRQCQLAAESDRRRLLRRCLNEWQLWCRTEKEQRELLARQQEIKQKMAALISAASAGKLKATESPAYRTIMAPLETPNRTTAKEDRYSSDSLAPETSALPREKNPVITAARPSQPWQVTRRHAAPTAAELRRAWQREEEEEGGACARSVSVSPGSRFENRHAAQKQIIAQQRKLLKEQQEQITRLKQEQNMRGLELEMEGAAKVTQSTMLGGLRPKSRNIDTKERRAPRGTGEPDSQSAPSSKAVTLQTCPHPLITAMEARARQRAERRKEIEELKRKKEEEKLAQMKAAEELRLREEEEEKRKAAERRREEKRLEREREEEKQRQLKRQRELMALARQHHRRTLLLRRGLAPWKRLIQLRQASVELAERHHNFVLLRRCTLGWQQSARESVSDKEACADQLHQHFLLRRSLTCWKRLRDMQIIQEERAERFYRTRTLRRFLLALLDHVTQERLVEWEHQELALEHNDRRVLRQCFLAWRQLPCLLRKEREKDERREKLCRKVTEVLPDFCSHPL